From Streptomyces chrestomyceticus JCM 4735, one genomic window encodes:
- a CDS encoding Dabb family protein produces the protein MIRHLVLFKLNDGVGRDEPRVVAGAKAFRELADQIPELEFWECAWNITDRPIAYDFAVNSAVADTDALKRYIEHPAHQAAAGQWREFATWVIADYEF, from the coding sequence GTGATACGCCACCTGGTTCTTTTCAAGCTCAACGACGGTGTCGGACGTGACGAGCCGCGGGTCGTGGCCGGCGCGAAGGCGTTCCGGGAGCTGGCCGACCAGATCCCCGAGCTGGAGTTCTGGGAGTGCGCCTGGAACATCACGGACCGGCCGATCGCGTACGACTTCGCCGTGAACTCCGCCGTCGCCGACACGGACGCCCTCAAGCGCTATATCGAACACCCGGCCCATCAGGCCGCCGCCGGGCAGTGGCGCGAGTTCGCCACCTGGGTGATCGCCGACTACGAGTTCTGA
- a CDS encoding RNA polymerase sigma factor SigF, whose product MPVTARTAPKAPSRESRSADTRALTQVLFAELTSLEPGTPEHARVRAALIEANLPLVRYAAARFRSRNEPMEDVVQVGTIGLINAIDRFDPGRGVQFPTFAMPTVVGEIKRYFRDNVRTVHVPRRLHELWVQVNGATEDLTVLHGRSPTTAEIAERLKIGEDEVLACLEAGRSYHATSLEAAQEGDGLPGLLDRLGYEDPELAGVEHRDLVRHLLVQLPEREQRILLLRYYSNLTQSQISAELGVSQMHVSRLLSRSFARLRSANRIEA is encoded by the coding sequence GTGCCCGTGACGGCCCGAACTGCGCCCAAGGCGCCATCCCGCGAGAGCAGGAGCGCGGACACACGGGCACTCACGCAGGTGCTGTTCGCCGAGCTCACGAGCCTGGAGCCGGGCACACCGGAGCACGCCCGGGTGCGCGCCGCCCTGATCGAGGCCAATCTGCCGCTGGTCCGCTACGCGGCGGCACGTTTCCGCAGCCGTAACGAGCCGATGGAGGACGTCGTCCAGGTCGGCACGATCGGCCTCATCAACGCCATCGACCGCTTCGACCCCGGCCGGGGGGTCCAGTTCCCCACCTTCGCGATGCCGACCGTGGTCGGCGAGATCAAGCGCTACTTCCGGGACAATGTGCGCACCGTCCACGTACCGCGCCGCCTCCACGAGCTGTGGGTGCAGGTCAACGGCGCCACGGAGGACCTGACCGTGCTGCACGGCCGGTCGCCGACGACCGCGGAGATCGCCGAACGGCTCAAGATCGGTGAGGACGAGGTGCTGGCCTGTCTGGAGGCGGGCCGCTCGTACCACGCGACCTCCCTGGAGGCCGCCCAGGAGGGTGACGGCCTGCCGGGCCTGCTGGACCGGCTCGGGTACGAGGATCCGGAGCTGGCCGGGGTCGAGCACCGGGACCTCGTCCGGCACCTCCTCGTCCAGCTCCCCGAGCGCGAGCAGCGCATCCTGCTCCTTCGTTACTACAGCAACTTGACGCAATCTCAGATCAGCGCCGAGCTGGGGGTGTCGCAGATGCACGTGTCGCGGCTACTGTCGCGGAGCTTCGCACGACTGCGGTCCGCAAACAGGATCGAAGCCTAA
- a CDS encoding RNA polymerase sigma factor SigF, with product MSVELGSSKVLPAIPAPAPHVHDDDALNTRTLSRSLFLRLATLDKDSPERTYVRDTLIELNLPLVRYAAARFRSRNEPMEDIVQVGTIGLIKAIDRFDCERGVEFPTFAMPTVVGEIKRFFRDTSWSVRVPRRLQELRLALTKASDELAQKLDRSPTVTELAQCLGVSEEDVVDGLAVGNAYTASSLDSPSPEDDGGEGSLADRLGYEDSALEGVEYRESLKPLLAKLPPRERQIIMLRFFANMTQSQIGEEVGISQMHVSRLLTRTLATLRDGLISD from the coding sequence ATGTCCGTAGAACTGGGCAGCTCGAAGGTGCTTCCCGCGATTCCCGCGCCGGCACCACATGTGCACGACGACGACGCTCTCAACACCCGTACGCTCTCCCGCTCCCTCTTCCTGCGGCTGGCCACGCTCGACAAGGACAGCCCGGAGCGCACGTACGTACGCGACACGCTCATCGAACTGAACCTGCCGCTGGTGCGTTACGCGGCGGCACGATTCCGCAGTCGCAACGAGCCGATGGAGGACATCGTCCAGGTCGGCACGATCGGTCTGATCAAGGCCATCGACCGTTTCGATTGCGAACGCGGCGTCGAATTCCCGACGTTCGCGATGCCGACGGTGGTCGGCGAGATCAAGCGCTTCTTCCGCGACACCTCGTGGTCGGTCCGCGTCCCGCGCCGCCTCCAGGAGCTGCGCCTCGCCCTGACGAAGGCCAGCGACGAACTGGCCCAGAAGCTCGACCGCTCCCCCACCGTCACCGAACTGGCCCAGTGCCTCGGCGTGTCCGAGGAGGACGTCGTCGACGGCCTCGCGGTCGGCAACGCCTACACCGCCTCCTCGCTCGACTCCCCGTCCCCCGAGGACGACGGCGGCGAGGGCTCCCTCGCGGACCGCCTGGGCTACGAGGACAGCGCGCTGGAGGGCGTCGAGTACCGCGAGTCCCTCAAGCCCCTGCTGGCCAAACTCCCGCCCCGGGAGCGCCAGATCATCATGCTGCGCTTCTTCGCCAACATGACCCAGTCCCAGATCGGCGAAGAGGTCGGCATCTCCCAGATGCACGTCTCCCGCCTGCTCACCCGCACCCTGGCCACCCTGCGCGACGGCCTGATCTCGGACTGA
- a CDS encoding methyltransferase domain-containing protein, with product MHHLDAQGAFERPWMRAVFRAVPRDAFAPDTVWVWHSDDDRYHPVARADDEQRWAALVHHPTEPVVTQVDDGRPAHADGTGRLPTSSLSAADAVLTTLAATDPDPGSRVLHIGTGTGYDSALLCERVGAADLTTVEVDRTLADTARARLSGLGYRPRVICADGEGGCAQGAPYDRVLCTASLSRVPAAWIAQCAPGARIVTPWKSTLQPAGLAVLAVGADGRATGGRFGMPLTFMDLRGQRRADNPLPRVYTPQRWSESRYGTATLPPDFLDDFHARFALGLQLPGVHATRTPTPDAVPAWWLSTDTAWAYVCAGETYQWGDRDLATEAERAYEWWLTAGRPEVFDFGMTVDGDDHRTWFRSEEDGPSWPVGP from the coding sequence ATGCATCACCTCGACGCCCAAGGCGCGTTCGAGCGCCCTTGGATGCGCGCGGTCTTCCGCGCCGTCCCCCGGGACGCGTTCGCGCCCGACACCGTCTGGGTGTGGCACTCCGACGACGACCGGTACCACCCCGTCGCGCGCGCCGACGACGAGCAGCGGTGGGCGGCGTTGGTCCACCACCCCACCGAGCCCGTGGTCACGCAGGTGGACGACGGTCGCCCCGCGCACGCCGACGGTACGGGCCGGCTGCCCACGAGTTCGCTCAGCGCGGCCGACGCCGTACTGACCACCCTCGCCGCCACCGACCCGGACCCCGGCAGCCGGGTACTGCACATCGGCACCGGTACGGGCTACGACTCGGCGTTGCTGTGCGAGCGGGTCGGCGCCGCCGACCTCACCACCGTCGAAGTCGACCGCACGCTGGCCGACACCGCTCGCGCGCGGCTGTCCGGCCTCGGCTACCGGCCCCGCGTGATCTGCGCGGACGGCGAGGGCGGCTGTGCGCAGGGCGCCCCGTACGACCGCGTCCTCTGTACGGCGTCGCTGTCCCGCGTCCCCGCCGCCTGGATCGCCCAGTGCGCCCCCGGCGCGCGCATCGTCACGCCGTGGAAGTCCACACTCCAGCCCGCCGGCCTGGCCGTCCTGGCCGTCGGCGCCGACGGCCGCGCCACCGGCGGCCGTTTCGGCATGCCGCTGACGTTCATGGACCTGCGCGGCCAGCGCCGCGCCGACAACCCGCTCCCGCGCGTCTACACCCCACAGCGGTGGTCGGAGAGCCGGTACGGCACGGCCACGCTCCCGCCGGACTTCCTCGACGACTTCCACGCCCGCTTCGCACTCGGCCTCCAGTTGCCCGGCGTCCACGCGACCCGTACGCCCACACCGGACGCCGTCCCCGCCTGGTGGCTGTCGACGGACACTGCCTGGGCCTACGTGTGCGCCGGGGAGACGTACCAGTGGGGCGACCGCGACTTGGCCACCGAGGCCGAGCGGGCCTATGAGTGGTGGCTGACGGCGGGCAGGCCGGAAGTCTTCGACTTCGGCATGACGGTGGACGGTGACGACCACCGGACGTGGTTCAGGTCGGAGGAGGACGGGCCGAGCTGGCCGGTGGGCCCGTAA
- a CDS encoding S1 family peptidase: MGRKQRRAERAERRVGARAGAALGAVALAVALTTTVGLAGPAQAMSGGTQLPRPGAAPWLATLAEKGDTPLLDRASCGGVLVAPDRILTAAHCVNGVDVERMEVHLGSSVLSQDPGTVRTIRSATLHPRYELLPSPVAPDRPELSSAAYDLAELRLSEPVHGIRPLPVVQHRPRPGTPVSIFSHGTTAAPDPSRPGAEIRGDVLRRGDLTVRGHEQCAAQTPAVVNKASVFCARDARAVRSDRTATTMCFGDSGSPLVAWGRRGPVLTGIFSFAGETAGKVCGQPADAAFADVPALLPELRATARPSGGRA, translated from the coding sequence ATGGGGCGGAAGCAGAGACGAGCGGAGCGCGCGGAGCGCCGGGTGGGCGCGCGTGCCGGGGCAGCACTCGGAGCGGTCGCACTCGCCGTCGCCCTGACCACGACCGTGGGCCTCGCGGGCCCGGCCCAGGCCATGTCCGGCGGCACGCAACTCCCCCGGCCGGGCGCCGCGCCCTGGCTCGCGACGCTGGCCGAGAAAGGCGACACCCCGCTGCTGGACCGGGCGTCCTGCGGTGGCGTCCTCGTCGCACCCGACCGCATCCTCACCGCGGCCCACTGCGTGAACGGTGTGGACGTAGAACGCATGGAAGTCCACCTGGGTTCCTCGGTCCTCTCGCAGGACCCCGGCACCGTACGCACCATACGCAGCGCCACCCTGCACCCGCGCTACGAACTCCTGCCGTCCCCCGTCGCCCCCGACCGTCCGGAACTGTCCTCGGCCGCCTACGACCTGGCCGAACTCCGCCTCAGCGAGCCGGTACACGGCATCAGGCCGCTCCCCGTCGTCCAGCACCGGCCCCGCCCAGGCACCCCCGTATCGATCTTCAGTCACGGTACGACGGCCGCCCCGGACCCGTCCCGGCCCGGCGCGGAGATCCGCGGCGACGTGCTTCGCCGCGGCGACCTCACCGTACGAGGACACGAGCAGTGCGCCGCGCAGACGCCCGCGGTGGTGAACAAGGCATCGGTCTTCTGCGCCCGGGACGCACGCGCCGTCCGCTCGGACCGCACCGCCACGACCATGTGCTTCGGCGACAGCGGCAGCCCGCTGGTGGCCTGGGGCCGGCGCGGCCCCGTACTGACCGGCATCTTCAGTTTCGCGGGCGAGACCGCCGGCAAGGTCTGCGGGCAGCCCGCCGACGCGGCGTTCGCCGACGTGCCGGCACTGCTGCCGGAGCTGCGCGCCACCGCGCGCCCGAGTGGCGGCCGGGCATGA
- a CDS encoding ankyrin repeat domain-containing protein — translation MNRRRQKKLTRKLVTAALLGDAPAAAALLRAGAQPNTANAEGTTPLYAASVHGDAAVARLLLSAGAAPDAESGHGTEGTPLCAAAAWGHLDVVRILLAHGADPNLREDGGTGHTPLDWATKDFQPHPETAAALIAAGARPRDA, via the coding sequence ATGAACCGGCGACGGCAGAAGAAGCTGACGAGGAAGCTCGTGACGGCCGCGCTGCTCGGCGACGCACCCGCAGCCGCCGCGCTGCTCCGCGCCGGAGCCCAGCCGAACACCGCGAACGCCGAGGGCACCACTCCCCTCTACGCCGCGTCCGTGCACGGTGACGCGGCCGTGGCCCGCCTGCTCCTGTCCGCCGGTGCCGCGCCGGACGCGGAGAGCGGTCACGGTACGGAAGGCACCCCGCTGTGCGCGGCCGCGGCCTGGGGGCACCTCGACGTCGTACGCATCCTCCTCGCCCACGGCGCCGACCCGAACCTCCGCGAGGACGGCGGCACCGGCCACACCCCACTCGACTGGGCCACCAAGGACTTCCAGCCCCACCCGGAGACGGCGGCCGCGCTCATCGCGGCGGGCGCACGGCCCCGGGATGCCTGA
- a CDS encoding CatB-related O-acetyltransferase yields MPLVPADPNVVHPMPGQPRVVLLKPLVTSPLIEVGDFSYYDDPDDPTAFETRNVLYHYGPEKLIIGKYCALGEGVRFIMNGANHRMDGPSTFPFPIMGGSWADHFDLISGLPGKGDTVVGNDVWFGYRSMVMPGVRIGHGAVIASGAVVVDDVPDYGIVGGNPAKLIRRRYDAADTERLLELAWWDWPVEHITEHVRTIMSGSVEELAAVAPKP; encoded by the coding sequence ATGCCACTTGTCCCCGCTGACCCGAACGTCGTGCACCCGATGCCCGGCCAGCCGCGGGTGGTGCTGCTGAAGCCCCTCGTCACCTCGCCGCTCATCGAGGTCGGCGACTTCTCGTACTACGACGACCCGGACGACCCGACCGCGTTCGAGACGCGGAACGTGCTGTACCACTACGGGCCCGAGAAGTTGATCATCGGCAAGTACTGCGCGCTGGGCGAGGGCGTGCGGTTCATCATGAACGGCGCCAACCACCGGATGGACGGCCCCTCGACGTTCCCCTTTCCGATCATGGGCGGGTCGTGGGCCGACCACTTCGACCTGATCAGCGGGCTGCCGGGCAAGGGCGACACGGTGGTCGGCAACGACGTGTGGTTCGGGTACCGGTCCATGGTCATGCCGGGCGTACGGATCGGCCACGGCGCGGTCATCGCCTCCGGGGCCGTCGTCGTGGACGACGTACCCGATTACGGCATCGTCGGCGGCAACCCGGCCAAGCTGATCCGCCGCCGCTACGACGCGGCCGACACCGAGCGGTTGCTCGAACTGGCCTGGTGGGACTGGCCGGTCGAGCACATCACCGAGCATGTTCGGACGATCATGTCGGGGTCGGTGGAAGAGCTGGCGGCGGTGGCGCCGAAGCCGTAG
- a CDS encoding MarR family winged helix-turn-helix transcriptional regulator, with the protein MSKAPESALSTVMMVIATGRRLQEQLETRLTGIGLSMRLFGALGHISRDPDLSYSDLARRAGVTSQSMRATVLMLEELGAVERNLRGQGHRARLELTDKGRALLTQARGILSELDEEFLKAAGQNQKAALDAACERALAQGGPFPFRRE; encoded by the coding sequence GTGAGCAAGGCGCCGGAGAGTGCCCTGTCGACGGTCATGATGGTGATCGCCACCGGAAGGCGTCTGCAGGAGCAACTGGAAACGCGGCTTACCGGCATCGGCCTGTCGATGCGGCTGTTCGGGGCGCTCGGGCACATCTCCCGCGACCCCGACCTGTCGTACAGCGACCTGGCCCGCCGCGCGGGCGTGACGAGCCAGAGCATGCGCGCGACCGTCCTCATGCTGGAGGAACTGGGCGCGGTGGAACGCAACCTGCGCGGCCAGGGCCACCGCGCGCGCCTGGAGCTGACGGACAAGGGCCGCGCGCTGCTCACCCAGGCGCGAGGCATCCTGTCCGAGCTGGACGAGGAGTTCCTGAAGGCCGCGGGTCAGAACCAGAAGGCAGCCCTGGACGCCGCTTGCGAGCGCGCGCTGGCGCAAGGGGGCCCGTTCCCCTTCCGGCGAGAGTAG
- a CDS encoding Uma2 family endonuclease, which produces MSPKSAGYGDTVTPEHALKYALRHAHGGRAQLIEGVIEPLSLSWAHETIADRLRHQLGPRAADIHCIIGSGDLDLPGSPNWYVPDLAVVPAAVAKNAGALRPGQTLLIVEVTSEADAHTKRVVKRRRYAEYGAPLYLLVDRQQRALTLFAEPDRLGYTRITGPLPYGTPLHIPAPFGTDLDMSDL; this is translated from the coding sequence ATGAGCCCCAAGTCGGCCGGCTACGGCGACACCGTCACTCCGGAGCACGCCCTGAAGTACGCCCTCCGGCATGCCCACGGCGGCCGGGCCCAGCTCATCGAGGGCGTCATTGAGCCGCTGTCCCTGTCCTGGGCCCACGAGACCATCGCCGACCGCCTCCGCCATCAGCTCGGCCCCCGCGCCGCCGACATCCACTGCATCATCGGCTCCGGCGACCTCGACCTGCCCGGCTCGCCCAACTGGTACGTACCCGACCTCGCCGTCGTCCCGGCCGCCGTAGCCAAGAACGCCGGTGCCCTCCGCCCCGGCCAGACGCTGCTGATCGTGGAGGTCACGTCGGAGGCGGACGCCCACACCAAACGCGTCGTCAAGCGTCGCCGCTACGCCGAGTACGGAGCGCCGCTGTACTTGCTCGTAGACCGACAGCAGCGCGCACTCACCCTGTTCGCCGAGCCCGACCGGCTCGGCTACACCCGCATCACCGGCCCGCTGCCGTACGGGACGCCGCTGCACATCCCGGCCCCGTTCGGGACGGACCTGGACATGAGCGACCTGTGA
- a CDS encoding GntR family transcriptional regulator, protein MEFDPTRPKWMQIADVIRERIASGAYPPRHLISEVKMEQEFGVARVTVRKVTAALRKDGLIVTTPGMGSFVTERNVDESTDEG, encoded by the coding sequence ATGGAGTTCGACCCGACGCGGCCCAAGTGGATGCAGATCGCCGACGTGATCCGAGAGCGGATCGCGAGTGGGGCTTATCCTCCTCGCCACCTCATCTCTGAAGTGAAGATGGAGCAGGAGTTCGGTGTCGCGCGCGTGACGGTCCGGAAGGTGACTGCTGCCCTCCGGAAGGACGGGCTCATCGTCACCACGCCTGGCATGGGGTCATTCGTGACCGAGCGCAACGTCGACGAATCGACCGACGAGGGCTGA